The Mangifera indica cultivar Alphonso chromosome 8, CATAS_Mindica_2.1, whole genome shotgun sequence genome has a window encoding:
- the LOC123222984 gene encoding homeobox-leucine zipper protein HDG5-like isoform X1 translates to MFGDCQVISTMGGSIVSTENLFSSQPVVQNQNFNFMPFHPFSPVASQKEENGLLMRSAKEEMESGSGSEQAEDKTGNELESNEQQPGQKKKRYHRHTARQIEEMEALFKECPHPDDKQRMKLSQELCLKPRQVKFWFQNRRTQMKAQQDRTDNVILRAENETLKSENYRLQTELRNVICPNCGGPAMLGGFPFEDIHLENARLREELDRVCCLVSRYSGRPMQTMASAPSLITPSLDLDMNIYTSHFPEPMSTCTDMMPMQMLPETSNFPEVGLLLMEEEKSLAMELCISSMDELVKMCRLNDPLWFRNNENGKEILNVEEHGRMFPWPLNLKQHSTELRTEATRDNAVVIMNSITLVDAFLDANKWMELFPSIVARAKTVQIIASGVSGASGSLQLMYAELQVLSPLVPTREAYFLRYCQQNVEEGTWVIVDFPIDGFHDNVQPSFPLYRRRPSGCVIQDMPNGYSKVTWVEHAQIEEKPVHQIFSHFVYSGMAFGAHRWLGVLQRQCERVASLMARNIADLGVIPSPEARKNLMRLSQRMIRTFCVNISTSSGQSWTALSDSSVDTVRITTRNITEPGQPNGVILGAVSTTWLPYSHFQVFDLLRDERRRSQQLDVLSNGNALHEVAHIANGSHPGNCISLLRINVASNSCQHVELMLQESCTDQSGSLVVYTTIDVDSIQLAMSAADPSCIPVLPLGFVIVPVEQIKETASGQGNSISSHEDANIPNSGCLLTVGLQVLASTISSAKLSLSSVTSINNHLCNTVNQISAALSNATNTAMATNASFTESNASLVGSCVEPNGAPKQ, encoded by the exons ATGTTTGGAGATTGCCAAGTGATTTCAACGATGGGAGGGAGCATAGTTTCAACAGAAAACCTCTTTTCATCACAGCCGGTAGtgcaaaaccaaaacttcaaCTTCATGCCTTTCCATCCATTTTCTCCCGTGGCTTCT CAGAAAGAAGAGAATGGATTACTGATGAGAAGTGCTAAAGAAGAGATGGAGAGCGGGTCGGGAAGTGAACAAGCTGAGGACAAAACAGGGAATGAGCTGGAGAGCAATGAGCAACAACCCGGCCAAAAGAAGAAACGCTACCACAGGCACACTGCTCGCCAGATCGAAGAAATGGAAGC CTTGTTTAAAGAATGTCCACACCCAGATGACAAGCAAAGGATGAAACTGAGCCAAGAACTCTGCCTCAAGCCACGGCAAGTGAAGTTTTGGTTCCAAAACCGGCGTACCCAAATGAAG gcGCAACAAGACCGGACAGATAATGTGATACTTAGAGCGGAAAATGAGACCTTAAAGAGTGAGAATTATCGGCTACAAACGGAGCTGCGCAATGTTATATGTCCTAACTGTGGAGGTCCAGCCATGCTTGGGGGTTTTCCCTTTGAAGACATTCACCTTGAGAACGCCCGTCTCAGAGAAGAG TTAGATCGTGTTTGTTGCCTAGTTTCGCGATACAGCGGCAGGCCAATGCAAACAATGGCTTCAGCTCCTTCTCTGATCACTCCTTCCTTGGACTTGGACATGAATATATATACAAGTCATTTTCCGGAGCCAATGTCTACTTGCACTGACATGATGCCCATGCAAATGCTGCCTGAAACTTCCAATTTTCCAGAGGTTGGTCTGCTATTGATGGAAGAGGAGAAATCTCTTGCAATGGAGCTATGCATTTCATCCATGGATGAACTTGTCAAGATGTGCCGACTTAACGATCCTCTATGGTTTCGTAACAATGAAAATGGAAAGGAGATCCTTAATGTTGAAGAGCATGGCAGGATGTTTCCATGGCCTTTGAATCTCAAACAGCACTCAACGGAGCTCAGGACTGAAGCTACCCGTGATAATGCTGTGGTTATAATGAATAGCATTACTCTAGTGGATGCCTTCCTCGATGCA AATAAATGGATGGAGTTGTTCCCTTCCATTGTTGCTCGAGCAAAGACTGTTCAAATCATTGCATCTGGTGTTTCTGGAGCAAGCGGTTCTCTTCAGCTG ATGTATGCAGAATTGCAAGTTCTTTCTCCTTTGGTTCCCACTCGGGAGGCATATTTTCTTCGTTACTGCCAACAGAATGTTGAGGAGGGAACTTGGGTTATCGTTGATTTTCCCATTGATGGCTTCCATGACAATGTTCAGCCTTCCTTTCCCCTATACAGGAGACGCCCATCTGGCTGCGTTATTCAAGACATGCCCAATGGTTACTCAAAG GTTACATGGGTAGAGCACGCCCAGATAGAAGAAAAACCTGTTCATCAGATTTTCAGTCACTTTGTGTACAGTGGCATGGCCTTCGGCGCACATCGGTGGTTAGGAGTCTTACAGCGGCAGTGCGAGAGAGTGGCCAGCCTGATGGCCAGAAACATCGCTGATCTAGGAG TGATACCCTCTCCGGAAGCACGAAAGAACTTGATGAGACTATCCCAGAGAATGATACGAACATTCTGTGTCAACATTAGCACTTCTAGCGGCCAGTCGTGGACGGCTTTGTCAGATTCCTCTGTTGACACTGTTAGAATCACCACAAGGAACATCACAGAGCCTGGTCAACCTAATGGTGTCATTCTTGGTGCTGTATCAACAACTTGGCTGCCATATTCTCACTTCCAAGTCTTTGATCTCCTGAGAGATGAACGACGCAGATCTCAG CAGCTTGATGTTCTTTCCAATGGGAACGCCTTACATGAGGTGGCTCATATTGCTAATGGCTCTCATCCAGGAAACTGCATTTCTCTTCTTCGGATCAAC GTTGCTAGCAATTCATGCCAGCATGTGGAGCTAATGCTGCAAGAGAGCTGCACGGATCAGTCTGGCAGCCTTGTGGTCTACACAACCATTGACGTTGATTCCATTCAGCTGGCGATGAGTGCCGCGGATCCATCCTGCATCCCAGTTCTCCCCTTAGGGTTTGTCATAGTCCCAGTAGAGCAAATCAAGGAGACTGCAAGCGGTCAAGGCAACTCAATCTCATCACATGAAGATGCCAATATCCCAAACTCAGGATGCCTACTCACAGTTGGCCTTCAAGTTCTCGCCAGCACAATCTCATCAGCTAAACTTAGCCTGTCCAGCGTCACCTCAATCAATAACCATTTGTGCAACACGGTGAACCAAATCAGCGCTGCTCTCAGTAATGCCACAAACACAGCCATGGCCACCAACGCCAGCTTCACTGAGAGTAATGCCAGCCTTGTGGGGTCTTGCGTAGAGCCGAATGGCGCACCAAAGCAATAG
- the LOC123222984 gene encoding homeobox-leucine zipper protein HDG5-like isoform X2 gives MFGDCQVISTMGGSIVSTENLFSSQPVVQNQNFNFMPFHPFSPVASQKEENGLLMRSAKEEMESGSGSEQAEDKTGNELESNEQQPGQKKKRYHRHTARQIEEMEALFKECPHPDDKQRMKLSQELCLKPRQVKFWFQNRRTQMKAQQDRTDNVILRAENETLKSENYRLQTELRNVICPNCGGPAMLGGFPFEDIHLENARLREELDRVCCLVSRYSGRPMQTMASAPSLITPSLDLDMNIYTSHFPEPMSTCTDMMPMQMLPETSNFPEVGLLLMEEEKSLAMELCISSMDELVKMCRLNDPLWFRNNENGKEILNVEEHGRMFPWPLNLKQHSTELRTEATRDNAVVIMNSITLVDAFLDANKWMELFPSIVARAKTVQIIASGVSGASGSLQLMYAELQVLSPLVPTREAYFLRYCQQNVEEGTWVIVDFPIDGFHDNVQPSFPLYRRRPSGCVIQDMPNGYSKVTWVEHAQIEEKPVHQIFSHFVYSGMAFGAHRWLGVLQRQCERVASLMARNIADLGVIPSPEARKNLMRLSQRMIRTFCVNISTSSGQSWTALSDSSVDTVRITTRNITEPGQPNGVILGAVSTTWLPYSHFQVFDLLRDERRRSQLDVLSNGNALHEVAHIANGSHPGNCISLLRINVASNSCQHVELMLQESCTDQSGSLVVYTTIDVDSIQLAMSAADPSCIPVLPLGFVIVPVEQIKETASGQGNSISSHEDANIPNSGCLLTVGLQVLASTISSAKLSLSSVTSINNHLCNTVNQISAALSNATNTAMATNASFTESNASLVGSCVEPNGAPKQ, from the exons ATGTTTGGAGATTGCCAAGTGATTTCAACGATGGGAGGGAGCATAGTTTCAACAGAAAACCTCTTTTCATCACAGCCGGTAGtgcaaaaccaaaacttcaaCTTCATGCCTTTCCATCCATTTTCTCCCGTGGCTTCT CAGAAAGAAGAGAATGGATTACTGATGAGAAGTGCTAAAGAAGAGATGGAGAGCGGGTCGGGAAGTGAACAAGCTGAGGACAAAACAGGGAATGAGCTGGAGAGCAATGAGCAACAACCCGGCCAAAAGAAGAAACGCTACCACAGGCACACTGCTCGCCAGATCGAAGAAATGGAAGC CTTGTTTAAAGAATGTCCACACCCAGATGACAAGCAAAGGATGAAACTGAGCCAAGAACTCTGCCTCAAGCCACGGCAAGTGAAGTTTTGGTTCCAAAACCGGCGTACCCAAATGAAG gcGCAACAAGACCGGACAGATAATGTGATACTTAGAGCGGAAAATGAGACCTTAAAGAGTGAGAATTATCGGCTACAAACGGAGCTGCGCAATGTTATATGTCCTAACTGTGGAGGTCCAGCCATGCTTGGGGGTTTTCCCTTTGAAGACATTCACCTTGAGAACGCCCGTCTCAGAGAAGAG TTAGATCGTGTTTGTTGCCTAGTTTCGCGATACAGCGGCAGGCCAATGCAAACAATGGCTTCAGCTCCTTCTCTGATCACTCCTTCCTTGGACTTGGACATGAATATATATACAAGTCATTTTCCGGAGCCAATGTCTACTTGCACTGACATGATGCCCATGCAAATGCTGCCTGAAACTTCCAATTTTCCAGAGGTTGGTCTGCTATTGATGGAAGAGGAGAAATCTCTTGCAATGGAGCTATGCATTTCATCCATGGATGAACTTGTCAAGATGTGCCGACTTAACGATCCTCTATGGTTTCGTAACAATGAAAATGGAAAGGAGATCCTTAATGTTGAAGAGCATGGCAGGATGTTTCCATGGCCTTTGAATCTCAAACAGCACTCAACGGAGCTCAGGACTGAAGCTACCCGTGATAATGCTGTGGTTATAATGAATAGCATTACTCTAGTGGATGCCTTCCTCGATGCA AATAAATGGATGGAGTTGTTCCCTTCCATTGTTGCTCGAGCAAAGACTGTTCAAATCATTGCATCTGGTGTTTCTGGAGCAAGCGGTTCTCTTCAGCTG ATGTATGCAGAATTGCAAGTTCTTTCTCCTTTGGTTCCCACTCGGGAGGCATATTTTCTTCGTTACTGCCAACAGAATGTTGAGGAGGGAACTTGGGTTATCGTTGATTTTCCCATTGATGGCTTCCATGACAATGTTCAGCCTTCCTTTCCCCTATACAGGAGACGCCCATCTGGCTGCGTTATTCAAGACATGCCCAATGGTTACTCAAAG GTTACATGGGTAGAGCACGCCCAGATAGAAGAAAAACCTGTTCATCAGATTTTCAGTCACTTTGTGTACAGTGGCATGGCCTTCGGCGCACATCGGTGGTTAGGAGTCTTACAGCGGCAGTGCGAGAGAGTGGCCAGCCTGATGGCCAGAAACATCGCTGATCTAGGAG TGATACCCTCTCCGGAAGCACGAAAGAACTTGATGAGACTATCCCAGAGAATGATACGAACATTCTGTGTCAACATTAGCACTTCTAGCGGCCAGTCGTGGACGGCTTTGTCAGATTCCTCTGTTGACACTGTTAGAATCACCACAAGGAACATCACAGAGCCTGGTCAACCTAATGGTGTCATTCTTGGTGCTGTATCAACAACTTGGCTGCCATATTCTCACTTCCAAGTCTTTGATCTCCTGAGAGATGAACGACGCAGATCTCAG CTTGATGTTCTTTCCAATGGGAACGCCTTACATGAGGTGGCTCATATTGCTAATGGCTCTCATCCAGGAAACTGCATTTCTCTTCTTCGGATCAAC GTTGCTAGCAATTCATGCCAGCATGTGGAGCTAATGCTGCAAGAGAGCTGCACGGATCAGTCTGGCAGCCTTGTGGTCTACACAACCATTGACGTTGATTCCATTCAGCTGGCGATGAGTGCCGCGGATCCATCCTGCATCCCAGTTCTCCCCTTAGGGTTTGTCATAGTCCCAGTAGAGCAAATCAAGGAGACTGCAAGCGGTCAAGGCAACTCAATCTCATCACATGAAGATGCCAATATCCCAAACTCAGGATGCCTACTCACAGTTGGCCTTCAAGTTCTCGCCAGCACAATCTCATCAGCTAAACTTAGCCTGTCCAGCGTCACCTCAATCAATAACCATTTGTGCAACACGGTGAACCAAATCAGCGCTGCTCTCAGTAATGCCACAAACACAGCCATGGCCACCAACGCCAGCTTCACTGAGAGTAATGCCAGCCTTGTGGGGTCTTGCGTAGAGCCGAATGGCGCACCAAAGCAATAG
- the LOC123222984 gene encoding homeobox-leucine zipper protein HDG5-like isoform X3: MFGDCQVISTMGGSIVSTENLFSSQPVVQNQNFNFMPFHPFSPVASKEENGLLMRSAKEEMESGSGSEQAEDKTGNELESNEQQPGQKKKRYHRHTARQIEEMEALFKECPHPDDKQRMKLSQELCLKPRQVKFWFQNRRTQMKAQQDRTDNVILRAENETLKSENYRLQTELRNVICPNCGGPAMLGGFPFEDIHLENARLREELDRVCCLVSRYSGRPMQTMASAPSLITPSLDLDMNIYTSHFPEPMSTCTDMMPMQMLPETSNFPEVGLLLMEEEKSLAMELCISSMDELVKMCRLNDPLWFRNNENGKEILNVEEHGRMFPWPLNLKQHSTELRTEATRDNAVVIMNSITLVDAFLDANKWMELFPSIVARAKTVQIIASGVSGASGSLQLMYAELQVLSPLVPTREAYFLRYCQQNVEEGTWVIVDFPIDGFHDNVQPSFPLYRRRPSGCVIQDMPNGYSKVTWVEHAQIEEKPVHQIFSHFVYSGMAFGAHRWLGVLQRQCERVASLMARNIADLGVIPSPEARKNLMRLSQRMIRTFCVNISTSSGQSWTALSDSSVDTVRITTRNITEPGQPNGVILGAVSTTWLPYSHFQVFDLLRDERRRSQQLDVLSNGNALHEVAHIANGSHPGNCISLLRINVASNSCQHVELMLQESCTDQSGSLVVYTTIDVDSIQLAMSAADPSCIPVLPLGFVIVPVEQIKETASGQGNSISSHEDANIPNSGCLLTVGLQVLASTISSAKLSLSSVTSINNHLCNTVNQISAALSNATNTAMATNASFTESNASLVGSCVEPNGAPKQ, encoded by the exons ATGTTTGGAGATTGCCAAGTGATTTCAACGATGGGAGGGAGCATAGTTTCAACAGAAAACCTCTTTTCATCACAGCCGGTAGtgcaaaaccaaaacttcaaCTTCATGCCTTTCCATCCATTTTCTCCCGTGGCTTCT AAAGAAGAGAATGGATTACTGATGAGAAGTGCTAAAGAAGAGATGGAGAGCGGGTCGGGAAGTGAACAAGCTGAGGACAAAACAGGGAATGAGCTGGAGAGCAATGAGCAACAACCCGGCCAAAAGAAGAAACGCTACCACAGGCACACTGCTCGCCAGATCGAAGAAATGGAAGC CTTGTTTAAAGAATGTCCACACCCAGATGACAAGCAAAGGATGAAACTGAGCCAAGAACTCTGCCTCAAGCCACGGCAAGTGAAGTTTTGGTTCCAAAACCGGCGTACCCAAATGAAG gcGCAACAAGACCGGACAGATAATGTGATACTTAGAGCGGAAAATGAGACCTTAAAGAGTGAGAATTATCGGCTACAAACGGAGCTGCGCAATGTTATATGTCCTAACTGTGGAGGTCCAGCCATGCTTGGGGGTTTTCCCTTTGAAGACATTCACCTTGAGAACGCCCGTCTCAGAGAAGAG TTAGATCGTGTTTGTTGCCTAGTTTCGCGATACAGCGGCAGGCCAATGCAAACAATGGCTTCAGCTCCTTCTCTGATCACTCCTTCCTTGGACTTGGACATGAATATATATACAAGTCATTTTCCGGAGCCAATGTCTACTTGCACTGACATGATGCCCATGCAAATGCTGCCTGAAACTTCCAATTTTCCAGAGGTTGGTCTGCTATTGATGGAAGAGGAGAAATCTCTTGCAATGGAGCTATGCATTTCATCCATGGATGAACTTGTCAAGATGTGCCGACTTAACGATCCTCTATGGTTTCGTAACAATGAAAATGGAAAGGAGATCCTTAATGTTGAAGAGCATGGCAGGATGTTTCCATGGCCTTTGAATCTCAAACAGCACTCAACGGAGCTCAGGACTGAAGCTACCCGTGATAATGCTGTGGTTATAATGAATAGCATTACTCTAGTGGATGCCTTCCTCGATGCA AATAAATGGATGGAGTTGTTCCCTTCCATTGTTGCTCGAGCAAAGACTGTTCAAATCATTGCATCTGGTGTTTCTGGAGCAAGCGGTTCTCTTCAGCTG ATGTATGCAGAATTGCAAGTTCTTTCTCCTTTGGTTCCCACTCGGGAGGCATATTTTCTTCGTTACTGCCAACAGAATGTTGAGGAGGGAACTTGGGTTATCGTTGATTTTCCCATTGATGGCTTCCATGACAATGTTCAGCCTTCCTTTCCCCTATACAGGAGACGCCCATCTGGCTGCGTTATTCAAGACATGCCCAATGGTTACTCAAAG GTTACATGGGTAGAGCACGCCCAGATAGAAGAAAAACCTGTTCATCAGATTTTCAGTCACTTTGTGTACAGTGGCATGGCCTTCGGCGCACATCGGTGGTTAGGAGTCTTACAGCGGCAGTGCGAGAGAGTGGCCAGCCTGATGGCCAGAAACATCGCTGATCTAGGAG TGATACCCTCTCCGGAAGCACGAAAGAACTTGATGAGACTATCCCAGAGAATGATACGAACATTCTGTGTCAACATTAGCACTTCTAGCGGCCAGTCGTGGACGGCTTTGTCAGATTCCTCTGTTGACACTGTTAGAATCACCACAAGGAACATCACAGAGCCTGGTCAACCTAATGGTGTCATTCTTGGTGCTGTATCAACAACTTGGCTGCCATATTCTCACTTCCAAGTCTTTGATCTCCTGAGAGATGAACGACGCAGATCTCAG CAGCTTGATGTTCTTTCCAATGGGAACGCCTTACATGAGGTGGCTCATATTGCTAATGGCTCTCATCCAGGAAACTGCATTTCTCTTCTTCGGATCAAC GTTGCTAGCAATTCATGCCAGCATGTGGAGCTAATGCTGCAAGAGAGCTGCACGGATCAGTCTGGCAGCCTTGTGGTCTACACAACCATTGACGTTGATTCCATTCAGCTGGCGATGAGTGCCGCGGATCCATCCTGCATCCCAGTTCTCCCCTTAGGGTTTGTCATAGTCCCAGTAGAGCAAATCAAGGAGACTGCAAGCGGTCAAGGCAACTCAATCTCATCACATGAAGATGCCAATATCCCAAACTCAGGATGCCTACTCACAGTTGGCCTTCAAGTTCTCGCCAGCACAATCTCATCAGCTAAACTTAGCCTGTCCAGCGTCACCTCAATCAATAACCATTTGTGCAACACGGTGAACCAAATCAGCGCTGCTCTCAGTAATGCCACAAACACAGCCATGGCCACCAACGCCAGCTTCACTGAGAGTAATGCCAGCCTTGTGGGGTCTTGCGTAGAGCCGAATGGCGCACCAAAGCAATAG
- the LOC123222984 gene encoding homeobox-leucine zipper protein HDG5-like isoform X4, with protein sequence MFGDCQVISTMGGSIVSTENLFSSQPVVQNQNFNFMPFHPFSPVASKEENGLLMRSAKEEMESGSGSEQAEDKTGNELESNEQQPGQKKKRYHRHTARQIEEMEALFKECPHPDDKQRMKLSQELCLKPRQVKFWFQNRRTQMKAQQDRTDNVILRAENETLKSENYRLQTELRNVICPNCGGPAMLGGFPFEDIHLENARLREELDRVCCLVSRYSGRPMQTMASAPSLITPSLDLDMNIYTSHFPEPMSTCTDMMPMQMLPETSNFPEVGLLLMEEEKSLAMELCISSMDELVKMCRLNDPLWFRNNENGKEILNVEEHGRMFPWPLNLKQHSTELRTEATRDNAVVIMNSITLVDAFLDANKWMELFPSIVARAKTVQIIASGVSGASGSLQLMYAELQVLSPLVPTREAYFLRYCQQNVEEGTWVIVDFPIDGFHDNVQPSFPLYRRRPSGCVIQDMPNGYSKVTWVEHAQIEEKPVHQIFSHFVYSGMAFGAHRWLGVLQRQCERVASLMARNIADLGVIPSPEARKNLMRLSQRMIRTFCVNISTSSGQSWTALSDSSVDTVRITTRNITEPGQPNGVILGAVSTTWLPYSHFQVFDLLRDERRRSQLDVLSNGNALHEVAHIANGSHPGNCISLLRINVASNSCQHVELMLQESCTDQSGSLVVYTTIDVDSIQLAMSAADPSCIPVLPLGFVIVPVEQIKETASGQGNSISSHEDANIPNSGCLLTVGLQVLASTISSAKLSLSSVTSINNHLCNTVNQISAALSNATNTAMATNASFTESNASLVGSCVEPNGAPKQ encoded by the exons ATGTTTGGAGATTGCCAAGTGATTTCAACGATGGGAGGGAGCATAGTTTCAACAGAAAACCTCTTTTCATCACAGCCGGTAGtgcaaaaccaaaacttcaaCTTCATGCCTTTCCATCCATTTTCTCCCGTGGCTTCT AAAGAAGAGAATGGATTACTGATGAGAAGTGCTAAAGAAGAGATGGAGAGCGGGTCGGGAAGTGAACAAGCTGAGGACAAAACAGGGAATGAGCTGGAGAGCAATGAGCAACAACCCGGCCAAAAGAAGAAACGCTACCACAGGCACACTGCTCGCCAGATCGAAGAAATGGAAGC CTTGTTTAAAGAATGTCCACACCCAGATGACAAGCAAAGGATGAAACTGAGCCAAGAACTCTGCCTCAAGCCACGGCAAGTGAAGTTTTGGTTCCAAAACCGGCGTACCCAAATGAAG gcGCAACAAGACCGGACAGATAATGTGATACTTAGAGCGGAAAATGAGACCTTAAAGAGTGAGAATTATCGGCTACAAACGGAGCTGCGCAATGTTATATGTCCTAACTGTGGAGGTCCAGCCATGCTTGGGGGTTTTCCCTTTGAAGACATTCACCTTGAGAACGCCCGTCTCAGAGAAGAG TTAGATCGTGTTTGTTGCCTAGTTTCGCGATACAGCGGCAGGCCAATGCAAACAATGGCTTCAGCTCCTTCTCTGATCACTCCTTCCTTGGACTTGGACATGAATATATATACAAGTCATTTTCCGGAGCCAATGTCTACTTGCACTGACATGATGCCCATGCAAATGCTGCCTGAAACTTCCAATTTTCCAGAGGTTGGTCTGCTATTGATGGAAGAGGAGAAATCTCTTGCAATGGAGCTATGCATTTCATCCATGGATGAACTTGTCAAGATGTGCCGACTTAACGATCCTCTATGGTTTCGTAACAATGAAAATGGAAAGGAGATCCTTAATGTTGAAGAGCATGGCAGGATGTTTCCATGGCCTTTGAATCTCAAACAGCACTCAACGGAGCTCAGGACTGAAGCTACCCGTGATAATGCTGTGGTTATAATGAATAGCATTACTCTAGTGGATGCCTTCCTCGATGCA AATAAATGGATGGAGTTGTTCCCTTCCATTGTTGCTCGAGCAAAGACTGTTCAAATCATTGCATCTGGTGTTTCTGGAGCAAGCGGTTCTCTTCAGCTG ATGTATGCAGAATTGCAAGTTCTTTCTCCTTTGGTTCCCACTCGGGAGGCATATTTTCTTCGTTACTGCCAACAGAATGTTGAGGAGGGAACTTGGGTTATCGTTGATTTTCCCATTGATGGCTTCCATGACAATGTTCAGCCTTCCTTTCCCCTATACAGGAGACGCCCATCTGGCTGCGTTATTCAAGACATGCCCAATGGTTACTCAAAG GTTACATGGGTAGAGCACGCCCAGATAGAAGAAAAACCTGTTCATCAGATTTTCAGTCACTTTGTGTACAGTGGCATGGCCTTCGGCGCACATCGGTGGTTAGGAGTCTTACAGCGGCAGTGCGAGAGAGTGGCCAGCCTGATGGCCAGAAACATCGCTGATCTAGGAG TGATACCCTCTCCGGAAGCACGAAAGAACTTGATGAGACTATCCCAGAGAATGATACGAACATTCTGTGTCAACATTAGCACTTCTAGCGGCCAGTCGTGGACGGCTTTGTCAGATTCCTCTGTTGACACTGTTAGAATCACCACAAGGAACATCACAGAGCCTGGTCAACCTAATGGTGTCATTCTTGGTGCTGTATCAACAACTTGGCTGCCATATTCTCACTTCCAAGTCTTTGATCTCCTGAGAGATGAACGACGCAGATCTCAG CTTGATGTTCTTTCCAATGGGAACGCCTTACATGAGGTGGCTCATATTGCTAATGGCTCTCATCCAGGAAACTGCATTTCTCTTCTTCGGATCAAC GTTGCTAGCAATTCATGCCAGCATGTGGAGCTAATGCTGCAAGAGAGCTGCACGGATCAGTCTGGCAGCCTTGTGGTCTACACAACCATTGACGTTGATTCCATTCAGCTGGCGATGAGTGCCGCGGATCCATCCTGCATCCCAGTTCTCCCCTTAGGGTTTGTCATAGTCCCAGTAGAGCAAATCAAGGAGACTGCAAGCGGTCAAGGCAACTCAATCTCATCACATGAAGATGCCAATATCCCAAACTCAGGATGCCTACTCACAGTTGGCCTTCAAGTTCTCGCCAGCACAATCTCATCAGCTAAACTTAGCCTGTCCAGCGTCACCTCAATCAATAACCATTTGTGCAACACGGTGAACCAAATCAGCGCTGCTCTCAGTAATGCCACAAACACAGCCATGGCCACCAACGCCAGCTTCACTGAGAGTAATGCCAGCCTTGTGGGGTCTTGCGTAGAGCCGAATGGCGCACCAAAGCAATAG